Proteins from one Ramlibacter sp. PS4R-6 genomic window:
- a CDS encoding TetR/AcrR family transcriptional regulator, whose product MAEMPVANREHRTRVLEGMAHAVSRKGYADTTIADIVGEASVSRRTFYEHFDSKAECLIALYEAASHNSLKVLRDAIDPAHGWQTQVDSALRAYLGCMASNPVLVRTLFIEILHLGAEGLASRRRVNQELADFIVKTVGSKAITPKMAMAIVGGINELVLEYIEQDKVDRLGELVEPSSRLVHAVTGQ is encoded by the coding sequence ATGGCCGAGATGCCCGTCGCCAACCGAGAACACCGCACCCGCGTGCTGGAAGGCATGGCCCATGCCGTTTCGCGCAAGGGCTATGCCGACACGACCATCGCCGACATCGTGGGCGAGGCCAGTGTGTCCCGGCGTACGTTCTACGAGCACTTCGACTCCAAGGCCGAGTGCCTGATCGCGCTGTACGAAGCGGCGAGCCACAACTCGCTGAAGGTGCTGCGCGATGCGATCGACCCGGCGCACGGCTGGCAGACGCAGGTGGACAGCGCCTTGCGCGCGTACCTGGGCTGCATGGCGTCCAACCCCGTGCTCGTGCGCACCTTGTTCATCGAGATCCTGCACCTGGGCGCCGAGGGCCTCGCGTCGCGGCGGCGCGTGAACCAGGAGCTGGCCGATTTCATCGTGAAGACCGTCGGCTCCAAGGCCATCACGCCCAAGATGGCGATGGCCATCGTCGGCGGCATCAACGAGCTGGTGCTGGAGTACATCGAGCAGGACAAGGTCGACAGGCTCGGGGAACTGGTCGAACCTTCGAGCCGCCTGGTCCACGCCGTCACGGGTCAATGA
- the moaA gene encoding GTP 3',8-cyclase MoaA — protein sequence MAERVIPLVDQRAAARAATVPAHAIAPSGLLADALGRPLRDLRISVTDRCNFRCSYCMPKEVFDKDYTYLPHGDLLTFEEITRVARLFVAHGVHKVRLTGGEPLLRKNIEILIAQLAQLRTPDGTPLDLTLTTNGSLLARKAKALKAAGLHRVTVSLDGLDDAVFRRMNDVDFPVAEVLAGIDAAREAGLGPIKVNMVVKRGTNEHEILPMARHFKGSGIVLRFIEYMDVGATNGWRMDEVVPSAEVIETIRRELPLVPLEAAAPGETAQRWGYADGKGEIGVISSVTQAFCGDCNRARLSTEGQVYTCLFATQGHDLRSLIRGGASDADIASAIGHVWQGREDRYSQLRASLPPDARAGQRRVEMSYIGG from the coding sequence ATGGCCGAACGCGTGATCCCCCTGGTGGACCAGCGCGCCGCCGCACGGGCGGCGACCGTGCCCGCGCACGCCATCGCGCCCAGCGGCCTGCTGGCCGACGCGCTGGGCCGGCCCCTGCGCGACCTGCGCATCAGCGTGACCGACCGCTGCAACTTCCGCTGCAGCTACTGCATGCCCAAGGAAGTCTTCGACAAGGACTACACCTACCTGCCGCATGGCGACCTGCTCACCTTCGAGGAGATCACGCGCGTCGCGCGCCTGTTCGTGGCGCACGGCGTGCACAAGGTGCGGCTGACGGGCGGCGAGCCGCTGCTGCGCAAGAACATCGAGATCCTCATCGCGCAGCTGGCGCAGCTGCGCACGCCGGACGGCACGCCGCTGGACCTGACGCTCACCACCAACGGCTCGCTGCTCGCGCGCAAGGCCAAGGCGCTGAAGGCCGCGGGCCTGCACCGCGTGACGGTCAGCCTCGACGGCCTGGACGACGCCGTCTTCCGCCGCATGAACGACGTGGACTTCCCCGTCGCCGAGGTGCTGGCCGGCATCGACGCCGCGCGCGAAGCAGGCTTGGGCCCCATCAAGGTCAACATGGTGGTCAAGCGCGGCACCAACGAGCACGAGATCCTGCCCATGGCCCGCCACTTCAAGGGCTCGGGCATCGTGCTGCGCTTCATCGAATACATGGACGTGGGCGCCACCAACGGCTGGCGCATGGACGAGGTCGTGCCTTCCGCGGAAGTGATCGAGACGATCCGCCGCGAGCTGCCGCTCGTGCCGCTGGAAGCCGCCGCCCCGGGCGAGACGGCGCAGCGCTGGGGCTACGCCGACGGCAAAGGCGAGATCGGCGTGATCAGCAGCGTCACGCAGGCTTTCTGCGGCGACTGCAACCGCGCGCGCCTGTCCACCGAAGGCCAGGTCTACACGTGCCTCTTCGCGACGCAGGGCCACGACCTGCGATCGCTCATCCGCGGCGGCGCGAGCGACGCCGACATCGCTTCGGCCATCGGCCATGTCTGGCAAGGCCGCGAGGACCGCTACTCGCAGTTGCGAGCCAGCCTGCCGCCCGACGCGCGCGCGGGCCAGCGGCGCGTCGAGATGAGCTACATCGGCGGATGA
- a CDS encoding M48 family metallopeptidase, translating to MRRRAFLRSTCRHCVGLALLGSASAAAAQDAAAFKMPSRFSRPAADTDEGGLWSLMDREETRLKRSPLAIRDEALTKYLTDVTCKLAQGHCPDVRAYAMRTPYFNASMAPNGMMQVWSGLLLRVENEAQLAAILGHELGHYLERHAVQQLRDAKDKAVLAQLVGLVGGVAGALGRVGILASMFAFSREHEARADRAGMRMLLEAGYDGREAAKVWENLLGELKITGGADVGERSALFATHPPAGNRRDDLRRLAGDGGGFTGRDELRRVVAPLRFGWVQDEIQRGQYEESLVLFERLLASDANDAQVRYARGEVLRLRAEGDDLKLAIGELARATQHADVPVPAWSSLGLAQRQAGDAAAAAQAFERYLALAPGASDAGMVKAYLSELKP from the coding sequence ATGCGGCGGCGCGCCTTCCTGCGAAGCACCTGCCGCCACTGCGTCGGCCTTGCCTTGCTCGGCTCTGCGTCCGCCGCTGCGGCGCAGGACGCCGCCGCCTTCAAGATGCCTTCGCGCTTCTCGCGGCCCGCCGCCGATACCGACGAGGGCGGCCTGTGGAGCCTGATGGACCGCGAGGAGACGCGCCTGAAGCGCAGCCCGCTCGCGATCCGGGACGAGGCGCTCACGAAATACCTCACCGACGTCACCTGCAAGCTCGCGCAAGGCCATTGCCCCGACGTGCGCGCCTACGCGATGCGCACGCCGTACTTCAACGCCAGCATGGCGCCCAACGGGATGATGCAGGTGTGGAGCGGCCTGCTGCTGCGCGTGGAGAACGAGGCGCAGCTCGCGGCCATCCTCGGCCACGAGCTGGGCCACTACCTCGAGCGCCACGCCGTGCAGCAGTTGCGCGACGCGAAGGACAAGGCCGTGCTCGCGCAACTGGTGGGCCTGGTGGGCGGTGTCGCGGGCGCGTTGGGCCGCGTCGGCATCCTCGCGAGCATGTTCGCCTTCTCGCGCGAGCATGAGGCGCGCGCCGACCGTGCGGGCATGCGCATGTTGCTGGAAGCAGGCTACGACGGTCGCGAGGCCGCGAAGGTGTGGGAGAACCTGCTGGGCGAGCTGAAGATCACCGGCGGCGCCGACGTGGGCGAGCGCAGCGCGCTCTTCGCCACGCACCCGCCTGCCGGCAACCGCCGCGACGACCTGCGGCGCCTCGCGGGCGACGGCGGCGGCTTCACGGGGCGCGACGAACTGCGGCGCGTCGTCGCGCCGCTGCGCTTCGGTTGGGTGCAGGACGAGATCCAGCGCGGGCAGTACGAGGAGAGCCTGGTGCTGTTCGAGCGCCTGCTTGCATCGGACGCGAACGACGCGCAGGTGCGCTACGCGCGCGGCGAAGTGCTGCGGCTGCGCGCCGAGGGCGACGACCTGAAGCTGGCGATCGGCGAGCTGGCGCGCGCGACGCAACATGCGGACGTCCCCGTGCCCGCGTGGTCGTCTCTCGGGCTCGCGCAGCGGCAGGCGGGCGACGCGGCCGCTGCGGCGCAGGCGTTCGAGCGCTACCTGGCCCTCGCGCCCGGCGCTTCCGATGCGGGCATGGTCAAGGCCTATCTCTCGGAGCTGAAGCCGTGA
- the mobA gene encoding molybdenum cofactor guanylyltransferase MobA: protein MIDPSEVTGVILAGGRGSRMGGVDKGLQNFNGMPLALATLMRLQPQVGQVLINANRNLSAYESFGVPVWPDVIPDFAGPLAGFLTALERCESSWLVTVPCDTPLFPLDLVERLSAAASAQDADIAMAAAREEDGQLRTQPVFSLLRVGLLESLVVFMNEGGRKIDAWTARHKTVVVPFDRPADPPRAFFNANTLAELHQLEKP, encoded by the coding sequence ATGATCGACCCCAGCGAAGTCACCGGCGTCATCCTCGCGGGCGGCCGCGGCTCGCGCATGGGCGGCGTCGACAAGGGGCTGCAGAACTTCAACGGCATGCCGCTGGCGCTGGCGACGCTGATGCGCCTGCAGCCGCAGGTCGGGCAGGTCCTCATCAACGCCAACCGCAACCTCTCCGCCTACGAATCGTTCGGCGTGCCGGTGTGGCCCGACGTGATTCCCGATTTCGCCGGCCCGCTCGCGGGCTTCCTCACGGCGCTGGAGCGCTGCGAAAGCTCGTGGCTCGTCACGGTGCCGTGCGACACACCTTTGTTCCCGCTGGACCTTGTCGAGCGGCTCTCGGCTGCGGCGAGTGCACAGGACGCCGACATCGCCATGGCCGCCGCGCGCGAGGAGGACGGCCAGCTGCGCACGCAGCCGGTGTTCTCGCTGCTGCGGGTGGGCCTGCTGGAAAGCCTGGTGGTGTTCATGAACGAGGGCGGCCGCAAGATCGACGCCTGGACGGCGCGGCACAAGACCGTGGTCGTGCCCTTCGACAGGCCGGCCGACCCGCCGCGCGCCTTCTTCAACGCCAACACGCTCGCCGAGCTGCACCAGCTCGAGAAACCATGA
- a CDS encoding aldehyde dehydrogenase family protein has product MQFHFIANQTQASTSGRTIPVIDPSDGQAYDEIQRGSPEDIDVAVRAARTCYETVWSKLSAAERGRLLMRLSQKIAEHSQELADIEQRDCGKPTKQARADALALVRYFEFYAGACDKLHGQTLPYLDGYTVLTWREPHGVTGHVIPWNYPMQIFGRSVGGALAAGNVCVVKPSEDACMSLIRVAQLAAEAGFPAGAINIVTGFGHEVGDALARHEGVDHISFTGSPRVGTLIQQVAAERHCPVTLELGGKSPQVIFEDANLDEALPVIINAIVQNAGQTCSAGSRVLIQKSIYEPLLDKLATAFENLRVGPAAMDLDVGPLIRQTQQQRVWDFLSDAQHAEIPMVAQGQIVDEAPEGGYYQAPTLLRDVPVTHRLAQEEVFGPVLSAMSFKDEDEAVNLANATKFGLVAGIWTRDGSRQLRIAKRIRSGQVFINNYGAGGGVELPFGGVKSSGYGREKGFEALYGFTTLKTVAIKHG; this is encoded by the coding sequence ATGCAATTCCACTTCATCGCCAACCAGACGCAGGCGTCCACGAGCGGGCGCACGATCCCCGTCATCGACCCGTCGGACGGCCAAGCCTACGACGAGATCCAGCGCGGTTCGCCCGAGGACATCGACGTGGCCGTGCGTGCCGCGCGCACCTGCTACGAGACGGTGTGGAGCAAGTTGAGCGCCGCCGAGCGCGGCCGCCTGCTGATGCGCCTGTCGCAGAAGATCGCCGAGCATTCGCAGGAGCTCGCCGACATCGAGCAGCGCGATTGCGGCAAGCCCACCAAGCAGGCGCGGGCCGACGCCCTCGCGCTGGTGCGCTACTTCGAGTTCTACGCCGGGGCCTGCGACAAGCTGCACGGCCAGACCCTGCCCTACCTCGACGGCTACACCGTGCTCACGTGGCGCGAGCCGCACGGCGTCACGGGCCACGTCATCCCGTGGAACTACCCGATGCAGATCTTCGGGCGCAGCGTCGGCGGCGCGCTCGCGGCGGGCAACGTGTGCGTGGTCAAGCCGTCGGAAGACGCGTGCATGTCGCTGATCCGCGTGGCGCAGCTCGCGGCCGAAGCGGGCTTCCCCGCCGGCGCGATCAACATCGTCACGGGCTTCGGCCACGAAGTCGGCGACGCGCTCGCGCGCCACGAGGGCGTGGACCACATCAGCTTCACCGGCAGCCCGCGCGTGGGCACGCTCATCCAGCAGGTCGCGGCTGAAAGGCATTGCCCCGTGACTCTGGAACTGGGCGGCAAGAGCCCGCAGGTCATCTTCGAGGACGCGAACCTGGACGAGGCGCTGCCGGTCATCATCAACGCCATCGTGCAGAACGCCGGCCAGACCTGCTCGGCCGGCTCGCGCGTGCTGATCCAAAAGTCGATCTACGAGCCCCTGCTCGACAAGCTGGCGACGGCGTTCGAGAACCTGCGAGTCGGCCCCGCGGCCATGGACCTCGACGTCGGCCCGCTGATCCGCCAGACGCAGCAGCAGCGCGTGTGGGACTTCCTGTCCGATGCGCAGCACGCCGAGATCCCGATGGTGGCGCAGGGCCAGATCGTCGACGAAGCGCCCGAAGGCGGCTACTACCAGGCGCCCACGCTGCTGCGCGACGTGCCCGTCACGCACCGCCTCGCGCAGGAGGAAGTGTTCGGCCCCGTCCTCTCCGCCATGAGCTTCAAGGACGAGGACGAAGCGGTGAACCTCGCCAACGCGACGAAGTTCGGGCTGGTGGCCGGCATCTGGACGCGCGACGGTTCACGCCAGCTGCGCATCGCCAAGCGCATCAGGAGCGGCCAGGTGTTCATCAACAACTACGGCGCCGGCGGCGGCGTCGAGCTGCCCTTCGGCGGCGTGAAGTCCTCGGGCTACGGCCGCGAGAAAGGCTTCGAGGCGCTGTACGGCTTCACCACCCTCAAGACGGTGGCGATCAAGCACGGCTAG
- a CDS encoding SDR family oxidoreductase — protein MRVQGKSIIVTGSGGGIGEGIAKRLAAEGAQVIVNDINREAGEKVAAQIQSAGGKASFFAADVTKSADMKALVDTAVKRHGKLDVMVNNAGWTHRNRPALEVSEEEFDRVYAINMKSIYLSTIHAVPAFRANKGGSFINIASTAGIRPRPGLAWYNGSKGAVITTSKSLAAEFGPDNIRVNCINPVFNPDTGLSAEFAGGPVDEARRAKFLATIPLGRFSTALDVANAALYLASDEAAFISGVCIEVDGARCV, from the coding sequence ATGCGCGTCCAGGGAAAGTCCATCATCGTCACCGGCTCGGGCGGCGGCATCGGCGAAGGCATCGCGAAGCGCCTCGCGGCAGAAGGCGCGCAGGTGATCGTCAACGACATCAACCGCGAGGCCGGCGAGAAGGTGGCCGCCCAGATCCAGTCGGCGGGCGGCAAGGCCTCGTTCTTCGCCGCCGACGTCACGAAATCGGCCGACATGAAAGCTTTGGTGGACACCGCCGTCAAACGCCACGGCAAATTGGACGTGATGGTGAACAACGCCGGCTGGACGCACCGCAACCGGCCCGCGCTGGAGGTGAGCGAAGAGGAGTTCGACCGCGTCTACGCGATCAACATGAAGAGCATCTACCTCTCCACCATCCACGCCGTGCCCGCGTTCCGCGCCAACAAGGGCGGCTCGTTCATCAACATCGCCTCCACCGCCGGCATCCGCCCGCGGCCGGGGCTGGCCTGGTACAACGGTTCCAAGGGCGCCGTGATCACCACCAGCAAGTCGCTGGCCGCCGAATTCGGCCCCGACAACATCCGCGTGAACTGCATCAATCCCGTGTTCAACCCGGACACGGGCCTGTCCGCCGAGTTCGCGGGCGGCCCGGTGGACGAGGCGCGGCGTGCGAAATTCCTCGCGACCATTCCCCTGGGGCGGTTTTCCACGGCGCTCGACGTGGCCAACGCCGCCCTGTACCTGGCCAGCGACGAAGCCGCCTTCATCTCCGGGGTATGCATCGAGGTGGATGGCGCCCGCTGCGTTTGA
- a CDS encoding metal-dependent hydrolase yields the protein MTDLVVRRLLVDMEQPIARHWCAGDAFRTALFNALSMSFPVGEQFFIDAVRNGFKELPPEKQALFQKDVQGFIGQEATHRRLHSLYNAHLEKLGLVNEWAPRAQERLKPLETVDVRHAVAITAANEHFTALMADWMLHNADLFGDQDERLKTLWLWHSAEESEHKSIAFDVYVALGGNHEWRVQWMKRVTWIFLGDTLRQTIANLRRDGTLWKWGTWTSAFSYLFGKRGIVRQNYKAWREYFRPDFHPSQQDSTASERWLKEHSAVFVPVGA from the coding sequence ATGACCGATCTCGTCGTCCGCCGCCTCCTCGTCGACATGGAACAGCCCATCGCGCGCCACTGGTGCGCGGGCGACGCCTTCCGTACGGCCCTCTTCAACGCCCTTTCGATGAGTTTTCCCGTCGGGGAGCAGTTCTTCATCGACGCCGTTCGCAACGGATTCAAGGAGCTGCCGCCCGAGAAGCAGGCGCTGTTCCAGAAGGACGTGCAGGGCTTCATCGGGCAGGAGGCCACGCACCGCCGCCTCCACTCTTTGTACAACGCGCACCTCGAAAAGCTGGGGCTGGTCAACGAATGGGCGCCCCGCGCGCAGGAGCGCCTCAAGCCGCTGGAGACCGTCGACGTGCGCCATGCGGTCGCGATCACCGCCGCCAACGAGCACTTCACCGCACTCATGGCGGACTGGATGCTGCACAACGCCGACCTGTTCGGCGACCAGGACGAGCGCCTGAAGACCCTGTGGCTGTGGCACAGCGCCGAGGAGTCGGAGCACAAGAGCATCGCCTTCGACGTGTACGTGGCGCTGGGCGGCAACCACGAGTGGCGCGTGCAGTGGATGAAGCGCGTGACCTGGATCTTCCTGGGCGACACGCTGCGCCAGACCATCGCCAACCTGCGCCGCGACGGCACGCTGTGGAAATGGGGCACGTGGACCTCCGCCTTTTCCTACCTGTTCGGCAAGCGCGGCATCGTGCGCCAGAACTACAAGGCCTGGCGCGAGTACTTCCGCCCGGACTTCCATCCGAGCCAGCAGGACAGCACCGCCTCCGAGCGCTGGCTGAAGGAACACAGCGCCGTCTTCGTGCCCGTCGGCGCGTAA